One segment of Nostoc piscinale CENA21 DNA contains the following:
- a CDS encoding hybrid sensor histidine kinase/response regulator: MKHFGILRSSKLPLRLILVVPFVLQIFAAVSLVGYLSFKNGQKAVNNLADQLTTKVNGLVEQHLNTYLATPHQVNRINLAAINLGILNLQDYQVASRYFWKQMRVFNIGYISFANPKGEFIGVERLDNGELLINEVSEKNSLGKLYVYTTDNQGNRDQLTAIKDYDPRVEAWYADAVKIGRPVWSQIYQWEDKPEIFSISSSYPLYDDSKNIVCILSVDLLLTQISNFLQDLKFGKQGKVFLLERSGLIVGSSTNEAPYNVIDGKAHRLSVFNSNNHLIKGIADYLQQKFGSFQQIHNTQQFTLKLQGERQFVKVTPWQDKLGLDWLVVVIVPETDFMAEIDANNNTTILLCVGALVVATVLGIYTARWITQPILDLTQASSAIASGNLDQTVKFSGVKEISILAQSFNKMAGQLNDFFTALENTNQELEERVELRTKELKTAKEAADTANQAKSEFIANISHELRTPLNGILGYAQILQRDSTASPTQQNAIQTIYHCGSHLLMLINDILDIAKIESKKLELYPHTFKFHDFLLGVYDICRIKAEQKKPPF; encoded by the coding sequence ATGAAGCATTTTGGTATTCTGCGTTCATCTAAGTTGCCTTTGCGACTGATTTTGGTTGTACCCTTTGTACTGCAAATTTTTGCCGCAGTTAGTTTAGTAGGTTATTTATCATTTAAAAACGGTCAAAAAGCCGTTAATAACCTTGCAGATCAGCTAACTACCAAAGTGAATGGACTTGTAGAACAGCATCTAAATACATACCTAGCCACTCCACATCAGGTTAATCGAATTAATTTAGCAGCCATCAACCTAGGAATATTGAATCTCCAAGACTATCAGGTGGCAAGTCGCTATTTCTGGAAACAAATGCGAGTGTTTAACATTGGCTATATTAGCTTTGCTAATCCTAAAGGTGAATTTATCGGGGTTGAACGTTTAGATAATGGTGAACTTTTAATTAATGAAGTCTCTGAGAAAAATAGCCTAGGTAAACTTTATGTTTATACCACAGATAATCAAGGAAATCGTGATCAATTAACAGCGATCAAAGATTATGATCCGCGTGTAGAAGCTTGGTATGCTGACGCAGTCAAAATAGGTAGACCAGTGTGGAGTCAAATTTATCAATGGGAAGATAAACCAGAAATTTTTTCTATATCTTCTAGTTATCCGCTATATGATGACTCTAAGAATATTGTATGTATACTGAGTGTAGATTTATTGCTCACGCAAATTAGCAATTTTTTACAAGATTTAAAATTTGGTAAACAAGGAAAAGTCTTCCTTTTAGAAAGGTCTGGACTAATTGTTGGTTCTTCGACTAATGAAGCACCATATAATGTAATTGATGGTAAAGCACATAGACTATCAGTATTTAATAGTAATAATCATTTAATCAAAGGTATTGCTGATTATTTACAGCAAAAGTTTGGTAGTTTTCAACAAATTCATAATACGCAACAGTTTACATTAAAACTTCAAGGTGAACGGCAGTTTGTGAAGGTCACACCTTGGCAAGATAAATTAGGATTAGATTGGCTAGTAGTTGTGATTGTGCCAGAAACTGACTTTATGGCAGAAATAGACGCTAACAATAATACGACTATTTTGCTTTGTGTAGGCGCATTGGTTGTTGCTACAGTTTTGGGAATATATACGGCTCGTTGGATTACCCAACCTATTTTAGATTTAACACAAGCTAGTAGTGCGATCGCCTCTGGAAATCTTGACCAAACAGTTAAATTTTCTGGTGTAAAAGAAATCAGTATTCTAGCTCAATCATTTAATAAAATGGCAGGACAATTAAATGATTTTTTCACAGCTTTAGAAAACACCAATCAAGAGCTAGAAGAACGTGTTGAACTAAGAACCAAAGAATTAAAAACCGCCAAAGAAGCTGCTGATACTGCCAACCAAGCAAAAAGCGAATTTATTGCCAATATAAGTCATGAACTTCGCACACCTTTGAATGGGATTCTTGGCTATGCACAAATTCTCCAACGAGATAGCACAGCCAGCCCTACACAACAAAATGCCATTCAAACTATTTATCACTGTGGCTCTCATTTATTAATGTTAATCAATGATATTTTAGATATTGCCAAAATTGAATCGAAAAAACTAGAATTATACCCTCATACATTTAAGTTCCATGATTTTCTATTAGGTGTATATGATATCTGCCGAATTAAAGCAGAGCAAAAAAAACCTCCCTTTTAG